One window from the genome of Rhodopirellula halodulae encodes:
- a CDS encoding type II secretion system F family protein: protein MNILPFIETLGFISPVTLTTIAIFLAVTSFAWFVMMKVGGDDQAPAESRLERLKTTKRGIRDIAEEEKQKSKNEALTEALEKAATPIASSVSGNEEEMGKLREKLVNAGFRRESAPIIFKMIQLVCTGIGLLLGGVTGAFVDGLTQGMIMKLLIGMIVGFMLPSLILGFMASKRREKIFLGLPDALDLMVVCVEAGLGLDQALRKVAEEMQKSHKAIGEEFSISNHQLQLGRPRSEVLSGLGYRSGVDDLKQLASILIQADKFGSSVAQALRVQSDSMRTKRRQIAEEKAAKTAVKMIFPLVLFIFPGIFVVLVGPAAINMYRQMLQ from the coding sequence ATGAACATTCTGCCATTCATCGAGACCCTGGGTTTCATCAGCCCCGTCACCCTGACCACCATTGCCATTTTCCTCGCGGTGACCTCCTTCGCGTGGTTCGTGATGATGAAGGTGGGTGGAGATGATCAAGCCCCAGCCGAATCCAGACTGGAACGACTCAAAACAACCAAACGTGGCATTCGCGACATTGCTGAAGAAGAAAAGCAAAAGTCCAAAAACGAAGCCCTGACGGAAGCTCTTGAAAAAGCGGCCACGCCAATCGCCAGCTCCGTGTCGGGCAACGAAGAAGAGATGGGCAAGCTGCGTGAGAAGCTGGTCAACGCCGGTTTCCGTCGTGAAAGTGCGCCGATCATTTTCAAGATGATCCAACTGGTCTGCACCGGCATCGGTTTGCTGCTGGGTGGCGTTACCGGTGCCTTCGTTGATGGATTGACTCAGGGCATGATCATGAAATTGCTGATCGGCATGATCGTCGGCTTCATGCTGCCTTCGTTGATCCTCGGTTTCATGGCTAGCAAACGTCGCGAAAAGATCTTTTTGGGTTTGCCCGATGCACTCGACTTGATGGTTGTTTGCGTGGAAGCCGGTTTGGGTCTGGACCAAGCACTTCGAAAAGTCGCGGAAGAGATGCAGAAGAGCCACAAAGCGATTGGTGAAGAGTTTTCAATCTCGAACCATCAATTGCAACTTGGACGCCCCCGGAGCGAAGTGCTCTCAGGGCTTGGTTACCGCAGCGGTGTGGACGACCTGAAACAGCTCGCGTCGATCTTGATCCAAGCCGACAAGTTCGGATCCAGCGTCGCACAGGCGTTGCGAGTTCAAAGCGATTCGATGCGGACCAAACGTCGTCAAATCGCGGAAGAGAAAGCTGCCAAGACTGCGGTGAAGATGATCTTCCCGTTGGTGTTGTTCATCTTCCCGGGAATCTTCGTGGTCCTCGTCGGACCAGCCGCGATCAATATGTATCGCCAGATGCTTCAGTAA
- a CDS encoding metallopeptidase — protein sequence MPSRSMSPFFQSPFSTSRFFAWKSAIAFIALGTLLHFDTTLATDSKPGIVVNNHKAGSEVRYPVILLRGQLDGTETEDANTLKIANAQSPEHAQPVTVITRGSQFKALVHLSEGKNLITLEHPSATTRQLEITYTPQTNPHYVRLIWMTDDSGQTEFATPNDSVTQDYEARLRTAALLMQTFTAERMRDLGYGQRTFRLETDADGQIIVHTWKGDRPKEDYYAQADNQTWWPNVRRWIDETHPDPMAKNVVLAAYTRKDPRTGKMLGHTALGGANLGLFGSASVFSWPSDIQTAMKVFQDDSPIDATRVHDDSAFRSRVWALASTTIGATLHETGHAMGLPHCTDPMGIMTRGFDHFHRVFTFQDPPSNQNKKVRPFSNQQEAYFAPVSASFLRWSPWFALDAPDSTSGRPKVEVNEAEEKVSIQSPSGIAWIGFHSRDTIETFREYGSHGTPADDHPEKVELTFEEIRQIKPNKDIRRIVVLTPEGVSRNVRLPETKTQASGS from the coding sequence ATGCCCTCTCGTTCTATGTCACCATTTTTTCAGTCACCATTTTCCACAAGCCGATTCTTTGCGTGGAAATCGGCAATCGCGTTCATTGCTCTCGGCACCCTTCTCCACTTCGACACCACGCTGGCGACGGATTCGAAACCCGGCATTGTTGTCAACAATCACAAAGCGGGTTCCGAAGTTCGGTACCCGGTGATTCTTCTGCGTGGACAACTAGACGGCACCGAGACTGAAGACGCCAACACGCTCAAGATCGCGAACGCCCAATCGCCTGAGCACGCTCAACCGGTCACCGTGATCACTCGCGGGTCTCAGTTCAAAGCATTGGTGCATCTGTCGGAAGGCAAAAACTTAATCACGCTGGAACATCCGTCCGCGACGACTCGTCAACTGGAGATCACCTACACACCGCAAACCAACCCTCACTACGTCCGTTTGATTTGGATGACCGACGATTCGGGTCAAACCGAATTCGCCACGCCGAATGATTCGGTGACACAGGACTACGAAGCCCGCTTACGCACCGCCGCGTTGTTGATGCAAACCTTCACGGCCGAACGCATGCGAGACTTGGGTTACGGCCAGCGAACGTTTCGATTGGAAACCGATGCTGACGGACAAATCATCGTCCATACATGGAAGGGCGACCGCCCGAAAGAAGACTATTACGCTCAAGCCGACAATCAAACTTGGTGGCCAAACGTCCGTCGATGGATTGACGAAACCCATCCGGACCCAATGGCGAAGAACGTCGTCCTTGCCGCCTACACGCGGAAAGACCCACGCACCGGAAAAATGCTCGGACACACAGCCTTGGGCGGAGCCAACCTTGGCTTGTTCGGCAGTGCATCGGTATTCAGTTGGCCTAGCGACATTCAAACAGCCATGAAAGTCTTTCAAGATGATTCGCCAATCGACGCCACGCGGGTCCACGATGACAGCGCGTTCCGCAGTCGTGTTTGGGCACTCGCGTCAACGACCATCGGTGCGACTCTGCACGAAACAGGACATGCGATGGGCCTGCCGCACTGCACCGATCCCATGGGAATCATGACACGTGGCTTCGATCACTTTCACCGTGTGTTCACGTTTCAAGATCCCCCCAGCAATCAAAACAAAAAGGTTCGTCCATTTTCAAACCAACAAGAAGCCTACTTTGCACCGGTCAGCGCATCCTTCCTGCGTTGGAGCCCATGGTTTGCCTTGGATGCACCGGACTCGACGAGTGGACGGCCAAAGGTCGAAGTGAACGAGGCGGAGGAGAAAGTCAGCATCCAATCGCCATCGGGAATTGCTTGGATTGGTTTTCACTCACGAGATACCATCGAAACGTTTCGCGAATACGGTTCGCACGGAACGCCGGCGGATGATCATCCCGAGAAAGTCGAATTGACGTTCGAAGAAATTCGACAAATCAAACCGAACAAGGACATTCGGCGGATTGTCGTCCTGACGCCGGAAGGAGTCTCGCGAAACGTCCGCTTGCCTGAAACAAAGACGCAAGCGTCGGGCTCTTAA
- a CDS encoding galactitol-1-phosphate 5-dehydrogenase — MKAMLLTEYKNMQVTDVEEPEVGADDVLVQVEACGICGSDIHGYDGSTGRRIPPLVMGHEAAGVVVQVGENVTDLEVGARVTFDSMVSCGKCQFCREGHGNLCDNRMVLGVSCGDYRRHGAFAERISVPRRIVYRLPDSLPFEHAALVEAVSVAVHAAEVTPIRLGDTAVVVGAGMIGLLAVQAVRAAGATQVIAVDLNDKRLETAGSLGADVLLRADQVDVPEKVRELTGGRGADVALEVVGATPTVKTAIESVRKGGAVTLVGNVSPTIELPLQSVVTREIRLQGTCGCNGEYPQCIDLMNRGVINVEPLITAKISLADGPKWFERLYAGDAEQMKVLVCPRVE; from the coding sequence ATGAAGGCCATGCTGCTGACCGAATACAAAAACATGCAAGTGACCGATGTGGAGGAGCCGGAGGTCGGTGCCGACGATGTCTTGGTTCAGGTCGAAGCGTGTGGCATCTGCGGTAGCGACATTCATGGCTACGATGGCAGCACCGGACGTCGGATTCCACCGTTGGTGATGGGGCACGAGGCTGCTGGTGTGGTGGTTCAAGTTGGCGAGAATGTCACGGACTTGGAAGTCGGTGCCCGCGTGACATTCGATTCAATGGTCTCTTGTGGCAAGTGTCAGTTCTGTCGCGAAGGACATGGCAACTTGTGCGACAACCGAATGGTTTTGGGAGTTTCGTGTGGGGACTATCGACGTCATGGTGCCTTTGCCGAACGCATTTCTGTGCCGCGTCGCATCGTTTATCGCTTGCCCGATTCCCTTCCGTTTGAACACGCCGCATTGGTGGAAGCAGTCAGTGTTGCCGTACACGCGGCCGAGGTGACGCCGATCCGATTGGGCGACACCGCGGTTGTCGTCGGTGCCGGAATGATTGGTTTGTTGGCCGTGCAAGCTGTTCGTGCCGCGGGGGCAACGCAGGTCATCGCCGTCGATTTGAATGACAAGCGATTGGAGACCGCAGGATCACTCGGGGCGGACGTTTTACTACGAGCCGACCAAGTCGACGTGCCCGAAAAAGTTCGTGAGTTGACGGGTGGCCGAGGTGCCGATGTTGCCTTGGAAGTGGTTGGCGCGACGCCAACCGTGAAGACGGCAATTGAGTCCGTGCGAAAAGGCGGTGCGGTCACGTTGGTAGGAAACGTTTCACCGACGATTGAACTGCCGTTGCAATCCGTCGTGACTCGCGAAATTCGTTTGCAAGGCACCTGCGGTTGCAATGGTGAGTACCCGCAATGCATCGACTTGATGAATCGTGGCGTGATCAACGTCGAGCCATTGATCACCGCAAAAATTTCGTTGGCAGATGGACCTAAGTGGTTCGAACGTTTGTACGCTGGCGATGCTGAGCAAATGAAAGTCTTGGTTTGCCCTCGCGTGGAGTAG
- a CDS encoding response regulator transcription factor has protein sequence MNTPAQPESATTTAKILVVDDDAEIIESVSYALESNGYEVVVARDGNQALALAECENPQLMILDMMMPKRSGFLVLEKMRRETELPVPVIMITGNEGSRHQAYAELLGVSEYIRKPFAIEKLLEAVDRLLK, from the coding sequence ATGAACACCCCTGCTCAGCCGGAATCCGCCACCACGACCGCCAAAATTCTCGTGGTGGACGACGATGCGGAAATCATCGAATCCGTGTCCTACGCGTTGGAATCCAACGGATACGAAGTGGTGGTCGCACGCGATGGCAACCAAGCGCTCGCATTGGCTGAATGCGAAAACCCCCAGCTGATGATCTTGGACATGATGATGCCCAAACGCAGCGGATTTCTGGTGCTCGAAAAGATGCGTCGCGAAACGGAATTGCCCGTTCCCGTGATCATGATCACGGGCAACGAAGGCAGTCGTCATCAAGCGTACGCGGAGTTGCTCGGGGTCAGCGAATACATTCGCAAACCCTTCGCCATCGAAAAACTGTTGGAAGCGGTTGATCGTCTTTTGAAGTAA
- a CDS encoding alpha/beta hydrolase, translated as MMSDPFASRLRSHATEKSLEDRPRRHRRPLTVVSPLHYTASYAYPLLVWLHHGGHNELQVEQVLPHISVRNYVAVGVRGNQATDVRGWGFDWSNGKSSVASAREAVIEAVEHVQDHMNIHPERIVIAGYGSGATMACRIALMEPDRFGCVAMMGGEFPSRQSVMREYHRLRQRRLPVLWQQAINGVDDDPDRLKRGILAAESIRARVEIRQYRGDDVMNAVALRDMDQWCFDTIIQPRPESTADHSTMRPDEGLSPIDFSAN; from the coding sequence ATGATGAGCGATCCGTTTGCAAGCCGATTACGCTCGCACGCCACAGAGAAGTCCCTCGAAGATAGGCCACGTCGGCACCGCCGTCCGCTGACGGTCGTTTCGCCGCTTCACTACACCGCCTCGTATGCGTACCCGTTACTGGTATGGCTTCATCATGGCGGTCACAACGAACTCCAGGTCGAACAAGTCCTTCCGCACATCAGTGTCCGCAACTACGTGGCCGTCGGTGTGCGTGGCAATCAGGCCACGGATGTCCGCGGTTGGGGATTTGATTGGTCGAATGGAAAGTCGTCCGTGGCGTCGGCTCGCGAAGCCGTGATCGAAGCGGTGGAACACGTGCAAGATCACATGAACATTCATCCGGAGCGAATCGTGATCGCCGGCTATGGCAGTGGCGCGACGATGGCCTGCCGGATCGCTTTGATGGAGCCCGACCGTTTCGGTTGCGTTGCGATGATGGGCGGCGAATTTCCTTCGCGTCAAAGCGTGATGCGAGAGTATCATCGACTGCGACAACGCCGGTTGCCGGTTCTTTGGCAACAAGCCATCAATGGCGTCGATGACGATCCGGATCGATTGAAACGAGGGATTTTGGCGGCCGAATCCATCCGGGCGCGTGTTGAAATTCGCCAGTACCGAGGCGATGATGTCATGAACGCGGTGGCGTTGCGTGACATGGACCAGTGGTGTTTTGATACCATCATCCAGCCACGTCCCGAGTCCACCGCGGATCACTCGACGATGCGTCCCGATGAGGGATTGTCACCGATCGATTTTTCCGCCAATTGA